In one window of Microbacterium natoriense DNA:
- a CDS encoding glutamine synthetase family protein yields the protein MSGNLSVEQLDAGIAAGEIDTVIVAFADAQGRLVGKRVSARLFQEDILHHGAEACDYLLSVDVDMNTVDGYAMSGWDRGYGDMVLRPDAATLRRMPWLPGTALVMADLVWQNGEPVGPSPRAILDRQRDRLAERGWTAFSGTELEFIVFENTYRDAWARRYEGLTPATDYNVDYNLQASTRMEPLLRDIRNGMDGAGMYCEGVKGECNLGQQEIAFRYAEVRETADQHAIYKNGAKEIAEQHGKALTFMAKFNEREGNSCHIHLSLRADDGTPVMAGDGEHGFSPMMRHWIAGILATLREFTLLYAPNINSYKRFAKGSFAPTGVAWGIDNRTCALRVIGQGSALRVENRVPGGDVNPYLGISAIIAGGLHGIENELPLPERFTGNAYEAGVDHLPTTLREAARLFSESTIARAAFGDDVVDHYLNQARIELEAYDAAVTDWERIRGFERL from the coding sequence ATGTCGGGAAACCTGAGCGTCGAACAGCTGGATGCCGGCATCGCCGCCGGCGAGATCGATACCGTGATCGTGGCGTTCGCCGACGCGCAGGGGCGACTGGTCGGCAAACGCGTGTCGGCGCGGCTGTTCCAGGAGGACATCCTGCACCACGGTGCGGAGGCTTGCGACTACCTGCTGTCGGTCGACGTGGACATGAACACCGTCGACGGCTATGCGATGTCGGGCTGGGATCGCGGGTACGGCGACATGGTGCTGCGCCCGGATGCCGCGACGCTGCGCCGGATGCCGTGGCTGCCTGGCACCGCGCTCGTCATGGCCGATCTCGTCTGGCAGAACGGCGAACCCGTCGGCCCCTCTCCGCGCGCGATCCTCGATCGGCAGCGTGATCGGCTCGCCGAGCGCGGCTGGACCGCGTTCTCCGGCACCGAGCTCGAGTTCATCGTGTTCGAGAACACCTATCGCGACGCGTGGGCACGACGATACGAGGGCTTGACCCCCGCGACCGACTACAACGTCGACTACAACCTGCAGGCCTCCACACGCATGGAGCCGCTGCTGCGCGACATCCGCAACGGCATGGACGGTGCAGGCATGTACTGCGAGGGCGTCAAGGGCGAGTGCAACCTCGGTCAGCAGGAGATCGCGTTCCGCTACGCAGAGGTGCGCGAGACCGCCGATCAGCACGCGATCTACAAGAACGGCGCGAAGGAGATCGCGGAGCAGCACGGCAAGGCGCTGACGTTCATGGCGAAGTTCAACGAGCGAGAGGGCAACAGCTGCCACATCCATCTCTCCCTGCGCGCCGATGACGGCACACCGGTCATGGCGGGAGACGGCGAGCACGGCTTCAGCCCGATGATGCGGCACTGGATCGCCGGCATCCTCGCGACGCTGCGCGAATTCACCCTCCTCTATGCACCGAACATCAACTCCTACAAGCGGTTCGCGAAAGGCAGCTTCGCCCCGACCGGTGTGGCCTGGGGCATCGACAACCGCACCTGCGCGTTGCGCGTGATCGGCCAGGGATCGGCGCTTCGTGTCGAGAACCGGGTGCCGGGCGGCGACGTCAACCCGTACCTCGGCATCTCGGCGATCATCGCCGGCGGTCTGCACGGCATCGAGAACGAGCTGCCCCTGCCGGAGCGGTTCACCGGCAACGCCTACGAGGCCGGAGTCGATCACCTGCCGACGACGCTGCGAGAAGCCGCGCGCTTGTTCAGCGAGTCGACGATCGCACGGGCGGCGTTCGGCGACGACGTCGTGGACCACTACCTCAACCAGGCGCGTATCGAGCTCGAGGCTTATGACGCCGCCGTCACCGACTGGGAGCGCATCCGTGGTTTCGAACGACTCTGA
- a CDS encoding aldehyde dehydrogenase family protein: MSAFTVINPSTGSAIREIARADIGETDAAIARAVSAQRRWAALAPVARADALRAFARVVEAAAEELAQLEVLNSGHPIGSARWEAAHVAQVLNYYSADPERLSGRQIPVAGGLDVTFHDPYGVVGVIVPWNFPMTIAAWAFAPALAAGNAVVLKPAELTPLTAMRLGELAREAGLPEGLFEVVTGSGSVVGQRLVDHPDVRKVVFTGSTEVGVEVAAGCARALKPVTLELGGKSANVVFADADLERAAAAVPGSVFDNAGQDCCARSRLLVERSVYDRFLELLEPAVAAWRVGDPSSADTDMGPLISAGHRDTVSSFLDGADVAFRGSAPVGDGFWFAPAVVLADPADRIAQQEVFGPVVAVMPFEDEADAIRLANDTIYGLAGSVWTENLGRAVRVARGVHSGVLSVNSHSSVRYATPFGGMKASGLGRELGPDAAEHFTETKNVFFATDAL; encoded by the coding sequence ATGAGCGCGTTCACAGTCATCAACCCGTCGACCGGATCGGCGATCCGCGAGATCGCCCGTGCCGACATCGGTGAGACGGATGCCGCGATCGCCCGCGCCGTCTCGGCGCAGCGCCGCTGGGCGGCGCTCGCACCCGTCGCGAGGGCCGATGCCCTCCGCGCCTTCGCACGCGTCGTCGAAGCAGCGGCGGAGGAGCTGGCGCAACTCGAGGTTCTGAACTCCGGGCATCCGATCGGCTCCGCCCGCTGGGAGGCGGCGCACGTCGCACAGGTGCTCAACTACTACTCCGCCGACCCCGAGCGCCTCTCCGGGCGGCAGATCCCGGTGGCCGGCGGCCTCGACGTCACCTTCCACGATCCGTACGGGGTCGTCGGCGTGATCGTCCCATGGAACTTCCCGATGACGATCGCGGCGTGGGCGTTCGCGCCGGCGCTCGCCGCGGGCAACGCCGTGGTGCTCAAGCCCGCCGAGCTGACTCCGCTGACCGCGATGCGCCTGGGAGAGCTGGCACGTGAAGCGGGGCTCCCCGAAGGGCTCTTCGAGGTCGTGACCGGTTCGGGCTCGGTCGTCGGTCAGCGCCTCGTCGATCATCCCGACGTGCGCAAGGTCGTCTTCACGGGATCGACGGAGGTCGGCGTCGAGGTCGCGGCCGGATGCGCCCGCGCGCTCAAGCCGGTCACGCTCGAGCTCGGCGGCAAGAGCGCGAACGTGGTGTTCGCTGACGCTGATCTCGAGCGCGCGGCCGCGGCGGTCCCCGGCTCCGTGTTCGACAACGCCGGCCAGGACTGCTGCGCGCGCAGCCGCCTGCTGGTGGAGAGGTCGGTGTACGACCGCTTCCTCGAACTGCTCGAGCCCGCCGTGGCGGCGTGGCGGGTCGGCGACCCGTCCAGCGCCGACACCGACATGGGCCCGCTCATCTCGGCAGGGCACCGCGACACGGTGTCGTCGTTCCTCGACGGGGCAGACGTCGCGTTCCGCGGCTCGGCGCCCGTCGGTGACGGCTTCTGGTTCGCGCCGGCCGTCGTGCTCGCCGACCCTGCCGACAGGATCGCCCAGCAGGAGGTCTTCGGACCGGTGGTCGCGGTCATGCCGTTCGAAGACGAGGCCGACGCGATCCGCCTGGCGAACGACACGATCTACGGTCTCGCCGGATCCGTCTGGACGGAGAATCTCGGCCGCGCTGTGCGCGTCGCCCGCGGCGTGCACAGCGGCGTGCTGTCGGTGAACTCGCACTCCTCAGTGCGCTATGCGACCCCGTTCGGCGGCATGAAGGCCTCCGGCCTCGGCCGCGAGCTCGGACCGGATGCCGCCGAGCACTTCACCGAGACCAAGAACGTCTTCTTCGCGACAGACGCGCTCTGA
- a CDS encoding metal-sensitive transcriptional regulator: MIEDIKKRALHRTSILEGQMRGVARMIENEEYCMDIITQSRAIQRSLESLNRLLLENHLRTHVTHMFEEGGDERDKAVVELLKAFDFDSK; this comes from the coding sequence GTGATCGAAGACATCAAGAAGCGCGCCCTGCACCGCACCAGCATCCTCGAAGGTCAGATGCGCGGTGTCGCGCGGATGATCGAGAACGAGGAGTACTGCATGGACATCATCACGCAGTCCCGCGCGATCCAGCGTTCGCTGGAGTCACTGAACCGCCTGCTGCTCGAGAATCACCTGCGCACGCATGTCACGCACATGTTCGAAGAGGGCGGCGACGAGCGCGACAAGGCCGTCGTCGAACTGCTCAAGGCATTCGACTTCGACTCGAAGTAG
- a CDS encoding 3-oxoacyl-ACP reductase, with amino-acid sequence MTIDLTQRLKDRVAIITGGASGIGFATAKRFAAEGAFVVIADVDPLTGEAAAAEVGGAFRSVDVADEAKVDTLFDGVAAEFGRIDIAFNNAGISPADDDSIETTELPAWDRVQDVNLKSVYLCSRAALRHMVPAGRGSIINTASFVALLGSATSQISYTASKGGVLAMSRELGVQFARQGVRVNALCPGPVNTPLLQELFAKDPERAQRRLVHVPMGRFAEPEELAAAVAFLASDDSSFITASAFVVDGGITNAYVTPL; translated from the coding sequence ATGACGATCGACCTGACCCAGCGACTCAAGGACCGCGTCGCGATCATCACCGGCGGCGCCAGTGGCATCGGCTTCGCCACGGCGAAGCGATTCGCCGCGGAAGGGGCGTTCGTCGTCATCGCCGATGTGGACCCCCTCACCGGGGAGGCAGCGGCGGCTGAGGTCGGTGGAGCCTTCCGCTCCGTCGACGTCGCCGACGAAGCGAAGGTCGACACCCTGTTCGACGGTGTCGCGGCCGAGTTCGGCCGCATCGACATCGCGTTCAACAACGCGGGAATCTCGCCCGCTGACGACGATTCGATCGAGACGACCGAGCTGCCGGCCTGGGACCGTGTGCAGGACGTGAATCTCAAGAGCGTGTACCTGTGCAGCCGGGCGGCACTGCGCCACATGGTGCCTGCGGGGCGCGGCTCGATCATCAACACGGCCTCCTTCGTGGCGCTTCTGGGCTCGGCGACGTCGCAGATCAGCTACACCGCATCGAAAGGCGGCGTGCTCGCGATGTCGCGCGAACTCGGCGTCCAGTTCGCTCGTCAGGGTGTGCGCGTCAACGCGCTGTGTCCTGGTCCTGTGAACACTCCCTTGTTGCAGGAGCTGTTCGCCAAGGATCCGGAGCGCGCTCAGCGGCGCCTCGTGCACGTTCCGATGGGGCGCTTCGCGGAGCCGGAGGAGCTCGCCGCGGCCGTGGCGTTCCTGGCCTCCGACGACTCGTCGTTCATCACCGCCAGCGCCTTCGTGGTCGACGGCGGCATCACGAACGCTTACGTCACTCCGCTGTGA
- a CDS encoding gamma-glutamyl-gamma-aminobutyrate hydrolase family protein: protein MVSNDSERAPLIGVTTYLERAQQGVWDVRAAFLPEQYLTSVTSCGGVALLLPPQDPDAADAAIAGMDGLILTGGADVAPELYGEQRHPLTDPARTDRDAWELALFRAAERRRMPVLAICRGLQLVNVARGGSLQQHLPDSLGTERYRVGGGVFAENEVAVARDTALAGMLGEGDVRVHSYHHQGIDRLGDGLVAAAHSDDGLVQAFVDTSDGHVVGVQWHPEENAQDRRLFEDLVSQARVFAGRASTPQQKEDAR, encoded by the coding sequence GTGGTTTCGAACGACTCTGAGCGTGCGCCGCTCATCGGCGTCACCACGTACCTGGAGCGCGCGCAGCAGGGCGTCTGGGATGTGCGGGCCGCGTTCCTCCCTGAGCAGTACCTCACATCGGTGACCTCCTGCGGAGGAGTCGCGTTGCTGCTTCCGCCGCAGGATCCGGATGCCGCGGACGCGGCGATCGCGGGGATGGACGGTCTGATCCTCACCGGCGGCGCCGATGTCGCGCCCGAGCTGTACGGCGAGCAGCGGCATCCGCTGACCGACCCCGCACGCACCGACCGCGACGCGTGGGAGCTCGCCCTGTTCCGCGCGGCGGAGCGGCGGCGAATGCCTGTGCTGGCGATCTGCCGGGGACTGCAGCTCGTCAACGTCGCCCGCGGGGGAAGCCTGCAGCAGCACCTGCCGGACTCGCTCGGCACAGAGAGGTACCGCGTCGGCGGAGGCGTCTTCGCCGAGAACGAGGTGGCGGTCGCCCGCGACACCGCGCTCGCCGGCATGCTCGGTGAAGGCGATGTGCGCGTGCACAGCTACCACCACCAGGGCATCGATCGCCTCGGCGACGGCCTCGTCGCGGCCGCGCACTCCGACGACGGGCTGGTGCAGGCCTTCGTCGACACCTCCGACGGCCACGTCGTCGGCGTCCAGTGGCACCCAGAGGAGAACGCTCAGGACCGGCGGCTCTTCGAGGATCTCGTCTCCCAGGCCCGCGTGTTCGCCGGTCGGGCATCGACCCCGCAGCAGAAGGAGGACGCCCGATGA
- a CDS encoding CoA-acylating methylmalonate-semialdehyde dehydrogenase, protein MDIVRHVINGVETAQSGRTGQVFDPATGMVAREVALASTAEVEQAIAAAAAALPAWRETSLIKRADVFFRLRQLLKERTPELAAIVTSEHGKVLSDAAGEVSRGIENVEFAAGLVHLLKGERSEQVSRGVDVHSVKQPVGVVAAITPFNFPVMVPLWMVASAIACGNTVVLKPSEKDPSAAVWLAKLFLEAGLPAGVLNVVQGDKEAVDALLDSPRVNAISFVGSTPIARSIYQRASTNGKRVQALGGAKNHMVVMPDADIDAAADAAISAAYGSAGERCMAVSVLVAVGDIADDLIAAISSRIEGLTIGAGTDAASEMGPLITREHRDRVASYVTGAAAEGATVVVDGTEQQFDSDGFFIGVSLIDDVRPGMKVYEDEIFGPVLSVVRVESYTDAVELVNSNAFGNGTAIFTRDGGTARQYEFDIEVGMVGVNVPIPVPIGAYSFGGWKDSLFGDSHIYGPESVHFYTRSKVVTTRWPDHTPSQIDLGFPSNH, encoded by the coding sequence GTGGACATCGTCCGTCACGTCATTAACGGAGTCGAGACCGCCCAGTCCGGTCGCACCGGGCAGGTGTTCGATCCCGCGACCGGCATGGTCGCCCGTGAAGTCGCCCTCGCATCCACCGCCGAGGTCGAGCAGGCGATCGCCGCCGCGGCCGCGGCGCTTCCCGCGTGGCGTGAGACGAGCCTCATCAAGCGGGCCGACGTGTTCTTCCGCCTGCGCCAGCTGCTCAAGGAGCGCACGCCCGAACTCGCGGCGATCGTGACCAGCGAGCACGGCAAGGTCCTGTCGGATGCCGCCGGCGAGGTCTCCCGCGGCATCGAGAACGTCGAGTTCGCGGCGGGGCTCGTGCACCTGCTCAAGGGCGAGCGCAGCGAGCAGGTCTCGCGCGGCGTCGATGTGCACTCGGTCAAGCAGCCGGTGGGCGTCGTCGCCGCGATCACCCCCTTCAACTTCCCGGTGATGGTGCCGCTGTGGATGGTCGCCTCCGCGATCGCCTGCGGCAACACCGTCGTCCTCAAGCCCAGTGAGAAGGACCCGTCCGCCGCGGTCTGGCTGGCGAAGCTGTTCCTGGAGGCAGGTCTTCCCGCGGGTGTGCTCAACGTCGTCCAGGGCGACAAGGAGGCCGTCGACGCCCTGCTCGACTCGCCGCGTGTGAACGCGATCAGCTTCGTCGGCTCGACGCCGATCGCCCGCTCCATCTACCAGCGCGCCTCCACGAACGGCAAGCGTGTCCAGGCGCTCGGCGGCGCCAAGAACCACATGGTCGTGATGCCGGATGCCGACATCGACGCCGCCGCGGACGCCGCGATCTCGGCCGCCTACGGCTCCGCGGGAGAGCGCTGCATGGCCGTCTCGGTGCTCGTCGCGGTCGGCGACATCGCCGACGACCTGATCGCGGCGATCTCCTCGCGCATCGAGGGCCTCACGATCGGCGCGGGGACGGATGCCGCGAGCGAGATGGGTCCGCTCATCACACGCGAGCATCGCGACCGCGTCGCCTCCTACGTCACCGGAGCGGCCGCCGAGGGCGCGACGGTCGTCGTCGACGGCACGGAGCAGCAGTTCGACAGCGACGGCTTCTTCATCGGTGTCAGCCTGATCGACGACGTCCGCCCCGGCATGAAAGTGTACGAGGACGAGATCTTCGGTCCGGTGCTCTCGGTCGTCCGCGTCGAGAGCTACACCGACGCCGTCGAGCTCGTGAACTCCAACGCCTTCGGCAACGGCACCGCGATCTTCACGCGCGACGGCGGCACCGCCCGTCAGTACGAGTTCGACATCGAGGTCGGCATGGTCGGGGTCAACGTGCCGATCCCCGTGCCGATCGGCGCCTACTCCTTCGGCGGCTGGAAGGACTCGCTGTTCGGCGACTCGCACATCTACGGCCCCGAATCGGTCCACTTCTACACGCGCTCCAAAGTCGTCACGACCCGCTGGCCCGACCACACGCCGTCGCAGATCGACCTCGGCTTCCCCAGCAACCACTGA
- a CDS encoding aspartate aminotransferase family protein, with amino-acid sequence MTNYTDRQGVEHALPAAEAEAQVRADDRGHVFHSWSAQGLIDPMPVAAGEGSTFWDYAGNAYLDFSSQLVNLNLGHQHPDLVAAIQHQAGRLATIQPSVANDVRGELARLIAEVAPDGMEKVFFTNGGAEANEYAVRMARQSTGRRKVLSMYRSYHGSTATAISLTGDPRRWANDTVDTGAVRFFGPYLYRSPFHSETLEQESERALAHLEQTIQLEGPQTIAAIIIETVVGTNGVLIPPPGYLQGVRELCDRYGIVYIADEVMVGFGRLGEWFGIGAFDAKPDLITFAKGVNSGYVPLGGVVISDRIAKAFDTVPFAGGLTYSGHPLACAAGVATFEVFRRDGILERVRDLGSRVVEPALRSWAEKHPSVGEIRGRGLFWAIELVRDKETREPLVPFNASGAEAAPMGAFAAAAKKAGVWPFTHFNRVHVAPPLVIAEDELVRGLAAIDEALSVADEAAAH; translated from the coding sequence ATGACCAACTACACCGACAGGCAGGGCGTCGAGCATGCCCTCCCGGCCGCCGAGGCCGAGGCACAGGTCCGCGCCGACGACCGAGGGCACGTCTTCCACTCCTGGAGCGCGCAGGGCCTGATCGACCCGATGCCCGTCGCCGCGGGTGAAGGCTCCACGTTCTGGGACTATGCCGGCAACGCCTACCTCGACTTCTCCAGCCAGCTGGTGAACCTGAACCTCGGGCACCAGCATCCCGACCTGGTCGCGGCGATCCAGCATCAGGCCGGTCGCCTCGCGACCATCCAGCCGTCGGTCGCGAACGACGTCCGCGGCGAGCTGGCCCGGCTGATCGCCGAGGTCGCTCCCGACGGCATGGAGAAGGTGTTCTTCACCAACGGCGGCGCCGAGGCGAACGAGTACGCGGTGCGCATGGCACGGCAGTCCACGGGCCGTCGCAAGGTGCTCTCGATGTACCGCAGCTACCACGGCTCCACCGCGACTGCGATCTCGCTGACCGGCGACCCACGCCGCTGGGCGAACGACACCGTCGACACCGGCGCCGTGCGCTTCTTCGGACCGTATCTGTACCGCTCGCCGTTCCACTCCGAGACGCTCGAGCAGGAATCCGAGCGCGCGCTCGCCCATCTCGAGCAGACCATCCAGCTCGAGGGGCCGCAGACGATCGCCGCGATCATCATCGAGACCGTCGTCGGCACCAACGGCGTGCTGATCCCGCCGCCCGGCTATCTTCAGGGCGTGCGCGAGCTGTGCGACCGCTACGGCATCGTGTACATCGCCGACGAGGTCATGGTCGGCTTCGGTCGTCTGGGCGAATGGTTCGGCATCGGCGCCTTCGATGCGAAGCCCGACCTCATCACGTTCGCGAAGGGTGTGAACTCGGGCTACGTGCCCCTCGGCGGAGTCGTCATCAGCGACCGGATCGCAAAGGCGTTCGACACTGTGCCCTTCGCCGGCGGCCTGACCTACTCCGGCCACCCGCTCGCCTGCGCGGCCGGCGTCGCCACCTTCGAGGTGTTCCGCCGCGACGGCATCCTGGAGCGCGTGCGCGACCTGGGTTCTCGCGTGGTGGAGCCCGCTCTCCGTTCCTGGGCCGAGAAGCATCCTTCGGTCGGTGAGATCCGCGGACGCGGCCTCTTCTGGGCGATCGAGCTGGTGCGCGACAAGGAGACCCGAGAGCCGCTCGTGCCGTTCAACGCGTCAGGAGCGGAGGCCGCCCCGATGGGCGCCTTCGCCGCCGCGGCGAAGAAGGCGGGAGTCTGGCCGTTCACGCACTTCAACCGTGTGCACGTCGCTCCCCCGCTGGTGATCGCCGAGGATGAGCTGGTGCGCGGTCTCGCCGCGATCGATGAGGCGCTCAGCGTCGCGGACGAGGCTGCCGCGCACTGA
- a CDS encoding amino acid permease — MSEQNGESRKVAGATYTRAGSGYFEKRTLKRSAGVWGLWGLAVAAVISGDFSGWNFGIDFAGFGGMLIAFAILVIMYYGMIFSIGEMASAMPHTGGAYSFARSAMGPWGGLVTGAAETIEYVATTAVIVYFSASYANGITSELLGIELPGWVWYLILYIVFIALNSAGAAISFRFAIIVSVISIAIILVFSAMAAFSGAFSWDALWDIVPDEGQSAFLPHGVLPILFALPFAMWFFLGIEELPLAAEESHDPVRDIPRAGLWARATLIVTGLLVLFLNTGILGAEATGVAGEPLLDGFRAIVGDQLAAVLALFALIGLLASLQGIMFAYGRNMYSLSRAGYYPRFLSLTGKRQTPWVALVVGAAIGFIALIVLDVLAALDAEGAGSVAGAIVLNIAVWGAVVAYALQLVSFMILRRKYPNADRPYRSPWGIPGAAVALVIAALIFLGFLLNPTFGPAIIAIAIVYAVILVGFGLFFRHRLVLSPEEEYALSGGTHGDPQVEGYDAMEDEVFDGTK, encoded by the coding sequence ATGTCTGAGCAGAATGGCGAGTCGCGCAAGGTTGCCGGAGCGACCTATACACGCGCGGGTAGTGGGTACTTCGAGAAACGAACGCTGAAACGGTCGGCGGGTGTCTGGGGTTTGTGGGGCCTCGCCGTGGCCGCCGTCATCTCCGGCGACTTCTCGGGCTGGAACTTCGGCATCGACTTCGCCGGATTCGGCGGGATGCTGATCGCGTTCGCGATCCTCGTGATCATGTACTACGGCATGATCTTCTCGATCGGGGAGATGGCCTCGGCGATGCCGCACACCGGCGGCGCCTATTCCTTCGCCCGCTCGGCGATGGGTCCCTGGGGCGGTCTCGTCACGGGAGCCGCCGAGACGATCGAGTACGTCGCGACCACGGCGGTGATCGTGTACTTCTCCGCGTCCTACGCCAACGGGATCACGAGCGAGCTGCTCGGAATCGAGTTGCCGGGGTGGGTGTGGTACCTCATCCTCTACATCGTCTTCATCGCCCTGAACTCGGCGGGCGCCGCGATCTCCTTCCGCTTCGCGATCATCGTCTCGGTGATCTCGATCGCCATCATCCTCGTGTTCTCCGCCATGGCGGCCTTCTCCGGCGCCTTCAGCTGGGACGCGCTGTGGGACATCGTCCCCGACGAGGGTCAGTCCGCCTTCCTGCCGCACGGTGTGCTGCCGATCCTGTTCGCGCTGCCGTTCGCGATGTGGTTCTTCCTCGGCATCGAAGAGCTGCCGCTGGCCGCCGAGGAGTCGCACGATCCTGTCCGCGACATCCCGCGCGCCGGGCTCTGGGCTCGCGCCACGCTGATCGTCACCGGACTGCTCGTGCTGTTCCTCAACACCGGCATCCTGGGCGCGGAGGCCACGGGCGTCGCGGGCGAGCCCCTGCTCGACGGATTCCGCGCGATCGTCGGCGACCAGCTCGCCGCCGTGCTCGCACTGTTCGCACTGATCGGCCTGCTCGCCTCCCTGCAGGGCATCATGTTCGCCTACGGCCGCAACATGTACTCGCTCTCCCGCGCCGGCTACTACCCGCGCTTCCTCTCGCTGACCGGCAAGAGGCAGACCCCGTGGGTCGCGCTCGTGGTCGGGGCTGCGATCGGGTTCATCGCCCTGATCGTGCTCGACGTGCTGGCAGCGCTCGACGCTGAGGGCGCGGGATCCGTCGCCGGAGCGATCGTGCTGAACATCGCGGTGTGGGGCGCCGTGGTCGCGTACGCCCTCCAGCTGGTCTCGTTCATGATCCTGCGCCGGAAGTACCCGAACGCCGACCGCCCCTACCGCAGCCCGTGGGGCATCCCCGGCGCGGCCGTCGCGCTGGTGATCGCCGCCCTCATCTTCCTCGGCTTCCTGCTGAATCCGACGTTCGGCCCGGCGATCATCGCGATCGCGATCGTCTACGCGGTGATCCTGGTCGGGTTCGGGCTGTTCTTCCGGCACCGTCTGGTGCTCTCTCCGGAAGAGGAGTACGCGCTCTCCGGCGGCACGCACGGAGATCCGCAGGTCGAGGGCTACGACGCGATGGAGGACGAGGTCTTCGACGGCACGAAGTAG
- a CDS encoding FadR/GntR family transcriptional regulator: MSDTPPAADPGELVEVRRAVYRPLRRGNALEDAVARLVQTIRLGVVAPGESLPPERELAASFGVSRDTVREAIRELADTGYLLPRRGRYGGTFVADPLPQPKAAPEVSPEELDDVLGLRRVLECGAVRAAAARSLDASTRADLWARHEAALPAGPEAYRRLDTLLHLAIAEAAGIPSLVALVAENRAEVNTWLDTFPLMPRNIQHSGEQHERIIAAILAGRVDVAEAAMRDHLAGSEALLRGFLV, from the coding sequence GTGAGCGACACTCCTCCGGCGGCGGATCCGGGCGAACTCGTGGAGGTGCGCCGGGCGGTCTACCGACCGCTCAGACGCGGCAACGCCCTCGAGGACGCGGTCGCCCGGCTCGTGCAGACGATCCGGCTCGGCGTCGTCGCGCCGGGGGAGTCGCTGCCGCCGGAGCGCGAACTGGCGGCGTCCTTCGGCGTGAGCCGCGACACCGTGCGCGAGGCGATCCGAGAACTCGCCGACACCGGGTATCTGCTGCCGCGACGAGGCCGATACGGTGGCACGTTCGTCGCCGATCCGCTCCCGCAGCCCAAGGCCGCACCTGAAGTGTCTCCCGAAGAGCTCGATGACGTGCTCGGGCTGCGAAGGGTGCTCGAGTGCGGTGCTGTGCGGGCGGCGGCGGCAAGATCGCTCGATGCGTCGACCCGCGCCGACCTCTGGGCGCGGCACGAGGCGGCCCTTCCCGCGGGGCCCGAGGCGTATCGACGCCTGGACACCCTGCTGCATCTCGCGATCGCGGAAGCGGCCGGCATCCCATCGCTGGTCGCTCTGGTGGCCGAGAATCGTGCAGAGGTCAACACCTGGCTGGACACGTTCCCCCTGATGCCGCGCAACATCCAGCACTCCGGAGAACAGCACGAGCGCATCATCGCTGCGATCCTCGCGGGTCGCGTCGACGTTGCCGAGGCTGCGATGCGCGATCACCTCGCCGGATCAGAGGCGCTGCTGCGCGGCTTCCTGGTGTGA